The DNA segment CCTTGCACGGGTGGCAGAGGAAAACTTCTCAATGAACAACAAGAACAAGAGATCTGTAACATGGTGATGGCAAATAATGCCATCACATTGAGACAGATCCTCTCTGCAATCCTACAAGACAATGCCATATTCCAAAATGTCAACTCTATAAGCATCTCCACAATAGACCGGATATTGAAGAAGCATCAGATGACAATGAAGCAAATTTACAGGGTACCATTTGAGAGGAACTCTGATAGAGTGAAAGAGCTGCACCAGTATGTACATGTAAGTCAGTTACTGGTTGTCCATCATTATAACCTTTTTACAATtaagcagtggttcccaaacttttttgGCTTCAGTACCCACTTAACCTGATTTGTGTAATCCAGGTATGAAAGTATTTGATTTATCTGACTTCAACATTTCGCCTAAAAACTGCAGCTTACTGTATGATGCAATTATCATTATAAtccttattttgaagaatataacATACAATAAGAAAAGGGTCAAAGAGCTGCAATTAGTGTCTCCCATGTAAATCTATCTAATACTGTGGGTTTTACTGTAACATTTCAGTAAACCTAGTCATTGATGATTTCCCCCCTCCCCTTTCTACCAAATAACCCCTGTAGTACCTCTGCATAGGGGTACATGTACCCCAGGTTTTGGAACCACTGGAGTAGTGGCCAGTAGTATATTGAACTTGTGGATAACATAGAACATTCCCAAATAATTGTCTGTAACTGTAGTGTATGACTCTTCTGTATGACTGAtttgatgttttctttttttacgcTATTGTAGAGAATAATGGCATTGGAAGGAAACGAGACCCCTCACATCCTCGTGTTTGTGGATGAAGCTGGCTTCAACCTGGCCAAGGGCCGAAGACGTGGCCATAATATTATTGGCCACCGGGCCACGGTGGATGTCCCAGGCCAGCGAGGGGGCAATATAACTATGTGTGCTGCCATATCTGAGAATGGTGTGGCCACTCGCATCCCCAGTCTTGGCCCATACAATACACAGAAGCTCCTCATCTTCTTGGACCGCCTTCATTTTGATTTGATCCCTGAAAATGAGAGAGGTCTCATAGGGCCTCACCTACCACAATATGTCATTGTATGGGACAATGTGAATTTCCACCGTGGCCCGCTCATCAGGGCCTGGTTCACTACTCATCCAAGGATGGTCATGGTGTTCCTACCACCTTACTCTCCTTTCCTCAATCCTATTGAGGAGTATTTCTCCGCTTGGAGGTGGAGAGTGTATGAGAGCATCGGGCTCAAGATCAgaggtccctgctccatgcaatGGACGCTGCGTGTGAGGATATTACAGGAGATCAGTGTAGGGGATGGTTGCGACATGCACGCCGTTTCTTCCCTCGTTGCATCGCAAGGGAGAATATACGCTGTGATGTGGACGAGAATCTGTGGCCAGAGAGACTGCAGCGTGTGGATGGCCAGGAGGGTGAGGACGGTGGCCAGGAGAGGGAGGGTGAGGACAGCGACCAGTGAAGAACTGTTAGTTGTGAAACGCCAGCTTTATTTACAGCACTGTAGGCTGcatataattttcattttttttgtgtgtgtgtgtttatattacagtacattatgctgtatacattttctttttactcTGATGTATGGAAGTTACTTTATGTGTGTGAATGATAATGGTTACAATTTCCTTGGCAGTATGAGTGCAATGTGTGATGTCAAACCTTGGAGGCTACTCTTACCCTAAAATcctatttcttttttctgttttatacaCAATTGTATTCTGTTAGCTAGACAAAAAACAGTACAGTAACCATTGTCAATGAGGGATGTTTCAATGGTCCTCTGCCATATTGACAAAACATCTAAACATTTTGACTTGCAGTGCTTACACAATGCCAAAGGGATGAAGCATTTTGGGGGCACTGACTGTTTAAATGAGAAGGAAACTGTTTTGGGAGAGGTATGAGCTTTTGCAGGTGAACCATGGTGTTGTGCCGAACCATCCACGTTATTTTGGCAAAAGCACCAAGAGTGTTGAGAACGGCCGGTGTGTTTCAAGAAATGAGCCAAAGCAATTGAGAAGGATCTTTGCCATTTTCGTGGCACTGACTCTAAGGAATTTAGTTTTGAAGCATGAGTGAACAGTTTATGGAGAGATATTAGGTTTTGCAAGTGAGCTATAGTGTTGTGCTGAACTGTAAGACTGTTTTGCCAAATTATCTTAGAATTTTGAGGATGTAATTTCTGTTTCAAGAAATGAGCTAaaccaatggagaaaaactgtAAGAGAACTAGATTATTCGAGATGGTGCACGACTGACACCTAGCTGTAGAAAACATTCCATGCCGTTTACAACATCCAGtagttattttgttgtttatgtttACCATACGATTTACCTCGCTGACATAATGTAGTAGACAGGTGTAAGACTGCGATTTATACAAAAgttaaaagcacacatttatttttatttaatttaaaccgAAAAGACCAGGTAAAGAAAATTAAATTGTTCAAGAATTACATAATGACATTTTACACAACAACTTTTtccataaatgtatttttaattataataataataatattttcgtataacaaaatgtatttgtgaGTATGACAATTTTAACTTTTCGCTCAGGCGCTTCCTCTACTAGAACTCAGCTCAGGCATATTCTTGGGCAGCTACGGGTCCTTCTTCCTTTTCCTCGTCCCTGAGCGAGCCGACGCCAAGATGGTGAGTTCAGTGTAGACAAATGATTCCGAAAATCTTTTTTAATCTTCACCATCCAACAATTTTATATCGTTGTTGTCACCGTAAAACACACAATAGCTTTATTATAATCGACACATGGTTTTATTGAGACGAACGTACATGACATGAATGTATATTTACGGAGGTACGTTAAACCAAGCTGTCTCGGTTCGTAACATCGTGCTG comes from the Triplophysa rosa linkage group LG9, Trosa_1v2, whole genome shotgun sequence genome and includes:
- the rps24 gene encoding 40S ribosomal protein S24 isoform X1; this encodes MVMVFLPPYSPFLNPIEEYFSAWRWRVYESIGLKIRGPCSMQWTLRVRILQEISVGDGCDMHAVSSLVASQGRIYAVMWTRICGQRDCSVWMARRVRTVARRGRALPLLELSSGIFLGSYGSFFLFLVPERADAKMNDTVTVRTRKFMTNRLLQRKQMVCDVLHPGRATVPKTEIREKLAKMYKTTPDVVFVFGFKTQFGGGKTTGFAMVYDSLDYAKKNEPKYRLQRHGLYERKKTSRKQRKERKNRMKKVRGIKKASVGASGKKK
- the rps24 gene encoding 40S ribosomal protein S24 isoform X2, producing the protein MVMVFLPPYSPFLNPIEEYFSAWRWRVYESIGLKIRGPCSMQWTLRVRILQEISVGDGCDMHAVSSLVASQGRIYAVMWTRICGQRDCSVWMARRVRTVARRGRALPLLELSSGIFLGSYGSFFLFLVPERADAKMNDTVTVRTRKFMTNRLLQRKQMVCDVLHPGRATVPKTEIREKLAKMYKTTPDVVFVFGFKTQFGGGKTTGFAMVYDSLDYAKKNEPKYRLQRHGLYERKKTSRKQRKERKNRMKKVRGIKKASVGASGKK